The segment CCCCAAAACACATGTATGGATTGGAAGACAACATTATTAAGATGGCAGCACTCCCCAAATtgctacacattcagtgcaattcATGTTAGAATCTCGGCTGagttctttgtagaaattgataaactgattctaaaattcctCTGAAATTGCAAGGGACATAGAATAttgaaaacaatcttgaaaaagaagaaccaagGTGAACACTCTTACGTGGGTTAATGCAGGGCCGTGAACTAAGAGCGTCTGTACCTGAAACACCCCCTTCCCCTCACAAAAAAAGggatttgtttccatttatgtgGTAGTGTTTGAGAGTATCAGGCCTATGTTTTTTTCCAACAGCCTCCCATAACTGAATTCTCTTATTGCCACAGGTTCCCTGCGTGTGAAGATGGCGGGGACAACTCAGACTGTGCTCCTGAATGACAATGCCACTATTTTCTGCCAAGTCTATGGTGACCCCTCCCCAAACATAACCATTATGGGTGTCACCTGGTTTTGGAAGAATCCAGGGTCTGCAACAGAAGTTAAGCTATTTGAGTTTTTTGGAGGCCAACACATGACAGGTCGACCTGGAGCCATGGTGCCTCTTAAGAGTTTGGAGAGTGGGAATGCCTCACTGCAGCTGCCAGGGATCCAGCTGAGGGAAGCAGGAGAGTACCGATGTGAGGTGGTGATCACCCCTCACAAAGCAGTGGGACAAGTCAAGCTGGAGGTTGTGGGTGAGTTCCCTGGGGGCAGGGCCCTGTGGTTTCCATGGTACTGAGGCTTGGGGTGGAGTTGTGGCTGGGCCAGATGGAGCAGAGGTGTGGAACATGCCTATGAGTTAGACAGATGGGTTTGACAGCCGAACAGTGTTGGACAAGTTACTAATCACATAGAACCTCTATTAATCACATAGAACCTCTTTCTGCACAAATGTAATAGTACCTGCCTAGGAGGTTTATTGTGGGGAAGAGTCTATGAAAAATTCAGGTAACATGCTTAGTATAATGTATGGCCCACTGTAAGTGCTCAGTGAAAGACAGCTATGTAAGTTATGATATGATTTACTTAGTGTATGGATGGTGAGTGTTTACTGCAGAGGTGTCTCTGAAAGGTAGCCGGGAAAGGAGTGAGATGCTGGGTTCCACAGATCtgaatcctgttttttttttttttttttttaacgtttatttatttttgagacagagagagacagagcatgaacgggggaggggcagagagagggagagagaatccgaaacaggctccaggctctgagctgtcaacacagagcccgacgtggggctcgaactcatggaccacgagatcatgacctgagccgaagtcggccgctcaaccgactgagccacccaggcgcccctgaatcctGTTTTAGCTTTGCTGCTTCCAAACTGGGTGATTGGGCCAGTCACTTAACATTTTTGGACCTGAATTTTCCCCTGCACAAAATGGGGTGATAAATCACACCTGTCTCAGGATGTTCTGAGGATTATGTAACATAATGCATGAACATGCCCAGCTGGGTGCTGGTGTGGGGTAGGTGCCCAGTGAAGACTTGCAGCAACAGCCACACTGTCCACCAAACACCTCTTTGAGCTCTCCTCTGTTATGATTGGTCTGATCACATGTAGATGAGCTTTGGGGGGTGTATTTGTTTGCTGGGGtttgccgtaacaaaataccactgacaggtggcttaaatgacagaaatttattttctcacaaccCTGGAGTCTAGCAGTCTGAAATGAAGGTATCCGTGgggttgtttttttctgaggGCTTTTtgcttggcttgtagatggccatcttctccctgcgTCTTCAGTattcttccctctgtgcatgtgtgtcctACTTTTTCCTTCTTGCAAGTGCATGGGTCATATTAGTCTAGGGCCCAACCTAGTGATCTCATTGTAACTGAGTTACCTAaataaagaccctatttccaaatatagtcacagtCCGAGgcactggggttaggacttcagcatatgaattttgagaggcCACAATTCAGCCTATAAAAGGGGGACAGCGTCTATGAGCCTTCCCAAAATTGTACTTAggacttttaatattttgtacaTATTAGTTTGGGGGATGAGAATGTTAAGTTAGGATTCACTTCCTCTGCAACTGACagaaagcttaaaataaaagcatttaaaaacttaataggtTTTATTTGTTAGAATAGCTTTAGATtgacagaaaaattgcaaagacaGTACAGAGTTTTCATATCACTCCCATCTCTGCACACCActttccctattattaacatcttgcattagtatggtatatttgttacaaataatgagccaatattgataattattattattaattaaagtccatactttattcagatttccttaacTTTTAAtctgatgtctttttttctgttccaggatcccatccaaaATACCACAATACATTTAGTTGTTATGTGTCCTTAGGCTCCTCTTTACTGTCACAGTTTCTCGGTTTCACAGACTTTTCCTTGTTTTGGCAACCTTGAGATTCTGAGGAGTAATGGTCAGGTATATCATAGGATGCCGCTCTGTTGGCATTTCCCTGCTATTTTTCTCATAATTCACTGGAGTTATGGTTTTGGgggaggaagatcacagaggtaaagtgccattttcatcccATCCCATTTCTTTGAATGATTTATGACTCTTGGTGTTGACCTTAATCATCTAGCTTTAGTATTTGTCTGGTTTTTCCCCTATAAAGctactctcctctcctctttgtcATCTTATAGTCTTTGAAAGGAAGTCACTATGCAGCGCACATTTAAGCTGTGGTAAATTATGCTCCCCCTCCTTTAGAGTGGAGTAGTTACATAATTCATTTGGGATTCTTCTGCACAaaagatttctctcttctccctcacttATTAATCTAAATTTATTGATGTCAGTTTGGACTCaggatatttattttgtactttagGTTATAATTTCatacaactttattttattgctcaaattgttcctgctttggccattgggagcatTTTCAGTTGACTCTTGTGTCTCTTTGACATACTCTCAtcattgtggggttttgttttgatctaagcacttccttactttctggctcTAGAAGATGCTCCAGGATCATCTTGTGTATTTCTTGTCCCATTCCTGGAATCAGCCAATTATTCAAGGAATTCTCTGGTTCTTTTGATTGGAAAATATGTTAGAAACCAAAATGCGGGCACTAGATATGCTTGTCCCCACTGGGATATCATTGCTTCTGGGCCCTCTGAACTGACAGAgcaaataaatatgtgtatgtatactaATCTGTGTATATACAAAAATCCgtaagaatttctatttttaaccatctgtgtctatatttattttaattttttttcaacgtttatttatttttgggacagagagagacagagcatgaacgggggaggggcagagacagagggagacacagaatcggaaacaggctccaggctctgagccatcagcccagagcccgacgcggggctcgaactcaccgacggcgagatcgtgacctggctgaagtcggacgcttaaccgactgcgccacccaggcgcccctatatttattttaatatagtagttCTTAATGATGTCCCTAACTTTAATCTATTACCATATGAATCATTCTAGCCTCCTTCTTTTGCATATTTGTGAAACCCACTCCAGCAGTAAGAAACCTGGCTCCCATCGTCCTCTCGTCTATTTACTTAATTGTTTAATTCTAGTATATGTCTACAGCCATATCAGAATTGTTAACTTGTACCCCCATGAGAAACAACATTATCACCCAGGGTGTAGTACTTGCAATTCATCTTGCCTTTGTTCTTGTAGACTCCATTTATTTCAGAAGTTCCATAGGTCAGCACCTTTCCTCTGTCCCTTGCAGCAAGGCTCTTTCGTACATTTGTAGTACACTTAGATTTGTTGTTACAGTGTACCTTCTCTCTTTTTGGGGATTCCTTGAACTCttaaatggtttatttaaaatttgcatacCTTAAAGTTCACTCTGTGTGTTTgtagttctgtgagtttgacatATATGTTACAGTATCACAGAATAGTTTTCACTGCCTCTGCTTCACctatttgcccctccccctgggcCCTTTACACCACCAATCTTTTTACTGtccccatagttttgccttttctacaaTATTATATAATTGAATTGGAATCATCAGTATGAAGCCTTTTCAGATGGGCTTCCTTCACATAGCAATATACATTCAAGAttcctccatatctttttttgttgttgtttgttattttggtggcttgatagctcatttatttttatcactgaataatattccattgtatggatgtgccatagtttgtttatccattcacctattgaaaaatatcttgattgtttccagtttttggcaattaggaataaagctgccataaacattcaggtgcaggtttttgtgtagacataattTTTCACCTCAATTGGGTTAATACCCAggaatgtgattgctggatcatatgttaagACGATGTTTAAacttgtaagaaactgccagttcttccagagtgactgtatcattttgcatttctaccagtcatgaatgagagttcctgttgttctatatcctcatcaacatttggtatcgttaattttttgtattttagctattctagtaagtatgtagtgatatctcatctgttgttttaatttgtaattccctaatgacatgtgatgttgaggatctttctatttgcttttttgtcctctgcatatcttctttggaaagatactTGTTTAGATCTTTTGACCATTTTTCAGTTAGGTTCTTTGTGTCCcagttgttgagttttaagaatcctctgttatgttatttatttattttttgagttatctgtatattttagatacaaatcctttatcagatatgtgttttgcaaatattttctcccagtctatggcccgttttttcattttcttaactgtgttttgcagagcagaagttccAAATTTCAGTAAAGTCCAACTTACTGATTTTTTGCTTTCATGGATTATGCTTTTGGCATTGTATCTAAAAGCATATCACCAAACTCAAGGCCGCCTAGAGTTTCTTTTATGTTATCTTTCTagacattttatagttttatgtttaggtctatgatacattttgagttaatttttgtgaaaagtatAAAATGCATGTCTAGATTCCATGTGCAGACTTTGTGCATatgatgtccagttgttccagcctATTTGTTGAagattatcttttctccattgaattacttctgttcctttgtcaaagatcagttaaaTACATTTGTGTGGGtctttttctgggctctctattctgttctgttggtctatttgtctattctttcaccaataccatgTTCTATAGATTATTGTAGTTTTACAGTAAGTCTTTAAGATTGTGTTAGTCATCAaattttgttgttccttttcagtATTGTGTTAGCTATTCTGGACCTTTTGCCTATCCTTATAAACTTGAGAATCAGCTTGTCAGAATCCACAAAGTACTTTCTGGGCTTttgattacattgaatctatagatcaaggtgggaagaattgacaccttaacaatattgattcttcttttccatgaacacagaatatcctttcatttatttagatttttgatttcattcatcagaattttctggttttcttcatgTAGATTCTGTacgtattttgttagatttaaacctaaatatttcttttaggtttaaagaaattttaagggggcaGACAGGGCACTAATTTAAATGGTATTgggtttttaatttgaaattccaaTAGTTTATTGCTTGTGTATTAGAAagccattgactttttttttttttttaatttatatccaaattggttagcatatagtgcaacaatgatttcaggagttgattccttaatgccccttacccatttagcccatcccctctcccacaacccctccagtaaccctctgtttgttctccatattcaagagtctcttatgctttgtccccctccctgtttttatagtatttttgtttcccttcccttaggttcatttgttttgtctcttaaagtcctcatatgagtgaagtcatatcatATTTCATcatgtctttctctaatttcacttagcatagtaccctccagttccatccccgtagttgcaaatggcaagatttcattctttctgattgccgagtaatactccattgtatatataccacatcttctttatccattcatccattgatggacatttgggctctttccagaaagccattgacttttatatattaaccttgAATCTTGCAGTCTGCAGCTGCTgtaatcacttattagttctaggatttaagtatttttttggACCAGTGTTGGGGATTTTTCTATATAAACCTTGTGTCTGAGAacagacagttttatttcttccttcttaatctgtagatcttttattttcttctcttgccctACTATACTAGCTAGGACTTCCATCACAATATTGAATAGGAGTGGTCAGAAGAGATAGCCCTGCTTTGTTCCTGTCtttagtttctcaccattaagtgtgatgttagctgtaagttttttgtagatgttctttttcaagttgagaaagttcccCTTATCCTAGTTTCCTGAGAGTTTTTaacatgaatgggtgttggattttgccaAATCCTTTTTTTGCATAACTGATatgatcatgtaatttttcttctttagtctgttgatgtgatggattatatTAATTGACTTGAATGATGAAACAGTCTTgaatacctggaataaatcccacttagttgtggtgtataattatttttatacattcattGTTGGgctcaatttgctaatattttgttgaggacttttgcatttAGTGTACTGAAacatattggtctatagttttcctttcttgtaatgttttCATCTGGTTTTGGGATTACTGTATTACTGGGCTTATAGAATGAGTCAGGATGTGTTGCCTCTACTTTAATTGCTagaagaaattgtaaaaaaattggtatcattattaatttaaatgtttggtagaattcaccattgAAACCATTTGGGCctagtgctttatttttttgaggttattaattattgattaaatTTCCCTAATAGATGCAGGCCaattcaaattatctattttttcttgtgtgaATCTTGGTAATTTTTGTCtctcaaggaattggtccattttattCAAGTTATTATATATGTGGGCATAATGGTGCTCATAATGTTCCTTTATTATCCGTCTGTTCATGGCATCAGTAGTGAtccctctttcatttatgatattAGTACTTTAtgtcttctctgttttgttcttagTCAACCTAGAAGCTTATCATTTTAGTAATCATTTCAAAGCCAcagtttttggtttcattgattttctccattgatttcctgttttcagtttcattgttttctgttttaaattttgatatttcttttcttctgcttgttttagGCTAAACTGCTCTTCTTCCTCTAGCTTCTGAAGGTGGAAGCTTATTAATTAagatagttaattttatatttctcctcttttctaaaatatgtattcaaTATTATACACTCCACTCTAGGCATTTCTTTTGTAGCACTTGCAAATTTTCATAAGtaggattttcattttaatttcatttggttcaaaatattttaaaatttctcttgagactttttctttgacccatatattatttagaaaagaaatgatttattCTCCAAGTAATTTGGAATTTTTGCAGCCATCCTTCTGCTTATTTATATCTGGATAgctccattgtggtcagagaatataccctgcatgatttctattctttaaaatgtttaaagatgtAGTCTATGAGCTAGAATGTGATTTATCTTGGCGAGTGTTCCACATGAACTTgagaataatgtatattctgctgttggatAAAGTATCCTATTAATTAATTCAGTCCAGATGATTGGTGGTGCTATTCCTTTCAACTGTTTTCTTACTGCTTTTCTGCTTGCTGGTCTATCACTTAATGGAAGATGAGTGTTaaaatctccaactataattgCAGATTTGTCTATTTGTCCTTGtagttctttcagtttttgcctcatgtattttgacaTGCTGTTGTCAGGTGCATACAAGTTGAGGATTTTTAGGTCTTGAATAATTGATCCCTTTTTCACTAAGTAATGTCTCTTTTTATCCCTaataaaaattttgttgttgttgttgttctgaagGCTTCTTTTAAATTCACAGTTACTCTAGCTTTCTTTGGGTTAGCATTAGTATAGTGTGTCTTTCTCAATCCCTTTGATTTAAACCTATCTGTTTAAACCtgtcttcatatttaaagtgggtttcttacaGAAAACATGTAGGcgactcttttgttttttatccactctgatagtctctgtcttttaattaatATGTTTAGACCATTCATTTAAAGTGAttatgtataggggcgcctgggtggcgcagtcggttaagcgtccgacttcagctcaggtcacgatctcgcggtctgtgagttcgagccccgtgtcgggctctgggctgatggctcagagcctggagcctgtttccgattctgtgtctccctctctctctgcccctcccctgttcatgctctgtctctctctgtcccaaaaataaataaacgttgaaaaaaaaattaaaaaaaaaaataaaaaataaagtgattatgTATATAGTTGGATTAGTATGTACCATTCTATTTGGTGAACttgttctttgcttctttttttttttttaacctttctctccccctctttaaaaaaaattttttttttagggttattcatttttcagagacacagagagacaaagcatgagttggggaggggcagagagagaaggagatatggaatctgaagcaggcaccaggctctgagctgtcagcacggaaccccgatgcagggctggaacctgcagaccatgagatcatgacctgagctgaagtcagacacttaacagactgagccacccaggcgctcctccctctctctctctctctctttctctctctctctttctctttattgtaaaatatgtttattgatGATAAAACTTCTATAATTTTACTACTGGTACTTGATGTTACAAATGTTAGGGTCTTTGAGATATGTAGGATCCTTGTAATGTAACTGGCATAAAAACCCCATGATTTGAGCTCTCCTAATCACAtttgtgatttctgtttcttcccacaAAGACCAGTCCTATGCCTTTCATAAATGCATCCAGTAAATGGAGAAATAAGCTGGGACAAAAACTGTACATTCTTTTAATCTACATGTTTTCCACAcaagatacattttttaagaggCTCCTTGTAAGGATTTTCCGCTGGAATGGGCAGGTCCTCGTTGCTGGCTACCTGTTTTCTTTGAGTTTCCCTCCTCGAATAGATTTGGTGCCTTGCAGCTCTCTAGGTTTTCCTCTACTGTTATCACCCTGGAGCCCCATTGCTGTGGTAATGAAGTGTTGCTGAGGGGAAACAGTGGATCTTACCATTAAAGCTCATTCTTGGAGACCTGTAAGCCCCTAGGCTGTGACCTTTAGAAGTGTTCCTAGGTGAGACCTGAAGGCTAGAGGGGGCTAAAGTTGGCTAATCATCTTTACCCCAGGTCAGAGAAGGCTCTGGCAGTCTTTTCTCTTGAGAGCATCCTTTGTTATGGATATTGCActgggtatatttttaaatacctttccTCTCCCCTGAAACAGGAGGGGATTTTTTCTTGAAtcttcactgtgagaacctggtGGTGTTCCTGGTGGTACAACCAATGAAAGAATGGTGGCCgccatgagactgagcccccctcccccccccccaggagttTCTTACTCTCATCCTTTAGAGATTTGTCAAGAGTTGCTACTTAAGTGCTTCTACTGGTTTATGGCTCTGGTATCTGCTTACGGTGCCATGATCTTGGCCGCGATTCTCTCAATCTGCCTGTCTAGTTGTCAGGGTGCTGGTTTGCCTTGTCACCTCAATTCTCTGATGGATCTAAGAAAACTTGTTGATGTGCAGTTTGTTCATCTTGTTACGACTTCCAGGGTCTTCACATGTTAGAAGGCAAACCAGAAGTCaacaatgacttttaaaaaaggtaGTTTATTGTCTTTCACACAACTGTAGCCAACTCAAGGCAGGTGAGGCAGTTTTGTGACCTTAGGGGACCCAGGATCCTTTTATCTTATCACTTTGCCATTTCTCAACAGGTAGCTTCCACCTTGAGTTTGGAAGTAGTTTCTCTGTCTCTAGTCATCAGGTGGTATTCCAGCCATtctgcaggaaggaggaagggggagaggaagagaagggcacagtccttttctttccttttcttttcttttttttaaaaaaaattttttttggcacAGTCCTTTTCTCTAAGATACCCTTGTTATTTAAGGATACTTCCAGAAAGTTGCTCTCATCACTTCTGATTACAACTAAATTACTAGACCCTAAGTTCATATGGCTACATGGAGGTTGAAAGATGTAGCTTTAATTTGGATATGTCCTTGAAGATTGGAAATTGGCCATTAGCAGTCTCTACCACAGCAGTGTTCCAAGCCTTTCCTCAGATTTTTACAGGTGTCTATGTAGGATACAAAGTAGCTTAAGAAACTCTGCTCTGTAAAATTGCTGTGAGAGTAGGGAGCCATAGCGTATCAGCTGACACTGAAACCAACATTCCCAGAATATTTAGCCTGAGCAGAATCCCCATTCAGTATGCTCACCTTTCCTAAAGGCTTGCTGAATCTTAGGATTGTTACTGGGGCATTGGGTTGATAGTAATCTAGTCCCTACCTACCCTCAAAGTATGACTTCTCTCTTGGCAGCTTTCCCAGTCAGCAGCTTGTTTCCAGAGCAAGCCATagtgaaagaaaagcaagaaacacTTATTTTGTGTATGTCAAGTGGGTTCCACCTTGACAACATTACTATTACGTGGAAAAAATTATCCCAGAAGGATCCTCAGGAGGTTTTTGAAGGCATCATCACTAATCACACCATCGAGAATGGTATGTTTAATGTCACTAGCTTCTTGATGCTGAAGCCCTCTCTGGAAGACAATATGACCATCTACCAGTGTGTGATATATCACAAATCCTTGCCTACCCCTCAGAAGCTCAATTTCACCTTGACTGTGATAGGTAAGCAACCTCTTGAACATTTCTCTTACTCTTCACCTTGAGGTCAGGTAACATAAAACTTTGGTTCCCAGGCAGTCCCTAAGGGAAGATTGGGGGCCAGTAGGGAAGATAGAAAGCTTGGTATGGCATAGCTCAGCCCTAGAGTCAGCAGTCCAGACTAGGTCTCTTAAGCCAGGGCAGATAGTCTAGGAGGTGGAGAGTGGTGACAAAAGTTCTCAGATGAAAACAGGGCTCCTTGTTAACCATGGCAGTTTAAGTGACCTGGGTGGTCTATATGGCTTGGGGTGTGAAGCTTGCTAGCTACAAGGAGAGTGGGCATAGGATCCTGTCCGTGTCCTCTGAGGATAAGGGTCTATCAGGGGCCAGGGACCCAGCCCTGCCAGCAACTCTTCTGCTCAGGCCCCAGGTCCACTGCAAACTGTTGGCTGGTAGAGGTTGAGTCAGTTCTGCCTTACGGATTGTGCCCAGGATGGGGAGGCCATAGTGGAGTGGTCCTGCAGGAGCCCAGCACTTTCCTTAGCTCAAGGATCCTTAGCTCAAGATCCTTAGCTCAAGGTCCTTAGCTCAAGATCCTTAGCTCAAGGATCCTTAGCTCAAGATCTACAACTCACTATAGAATCCTTCCTGCTG is part of the Felis catus isolate Fca126 chromosome D1, F.catus_Fca126_mat1.0, whole genome shotgun sequence genome and harbors:
- the NCR3LG1 gene encoding natural cytotoxicity triggering receptor 3 ligand 1, translated to MAHGSEGRVSRGCKLPLLLLHVSLPLLLFLWHSPPSASSLRVKMAGTTQTVLLNDNATIFCQVYGDPSPNITIMGVTWFWKNPGSATEVKLFEFFGGQHMTGRPGAMVPLKSLESGNASLQLPGIQLREAGEYRCEVVITPHKAVGQVKLEVVAFPVSSLFPEQAIVKEKQETLILCMSSGFHLDNITITWKKLSQKDPQEVFEGIITNHTIENGMFNVTSFLMLKPSLEDNMTIYQCVIYHKSLPTPQKLNFTLTVIESEKTAWSLNNFFYIGVPLSLAVILLIIYLLKKARPQTRPLSCVLKASSQNTQTYTAETEELK